In Acidovorax sp. GBBC 1281, a single window of DNA contains:
- a CDS encoding Na+/H+ antiporter subunit E: MKRLFPAPLLSVALFVMWLMLNRSVSAGQLVLAACVAIAIPALTRGLRPLPVRIRRPGTVLRLVASVIADSVVSNLRLLRFLATPSGHRPHPPGFVQIPLEMRDPNALAVLAMIVCITPGTSWAELSLDRSVLMLHVLELDDKQATIDHVKTRYERPLMEIFES; this comes from the coding sequence ATGAAGCGCCTGTTCCCGGCCCCGCTGCTGTCCGTGGCGCTGTTCGTGATGTGGCTCATGCTCAACCGCTCGGTGAGCGCCGGGCAGCTCGTGCTGGCGGCGTGCGTGGCCATCGCCATCCCTGCGCTCACGCGTGGCCTGCGGCCCCTGCCGGTGCGCATCCGCCGGCCCGGCACCGTGCTGCGGCTGGTGGCGTCCGTCATCGCCGACAGCGTGGTGTCCAACCTGCGGCTGCTGCGCTTTCTGGCAACGCCATCGGGCCACCGGCCGCACCCGCCGGGCTTCGTGCAGATTCCACTGGAGATGCGCGACCCGAACGCCCTGGCGGTGCTGGCGATGATCGTGTGCATCACCCCCGGCACGTCGTGGGCCGAACTGTCGCTGGACCGTTCGGTGCTGATGCTGCACGTGCTGGAACTGGACGACAAGCAGGCCACCATCGATCACGTCAAAACGCGCTACGAGCGCCCCCTGATGGAGATTTTCGAATCATGA
- a CDS encoding monovalent cation/H+ antiporter subunit D, producing MPHLMLVPIVLPLLTAALMLLLREERQRLKLGLNIASTFLGLLVATALLLWTAQATVPTTMGVYLPGNWPAPFGIVLALDRLSAMMLALTSAVALCSIVFAAARWHRAGVHYHPLFQFQLMGLAGAFLTADLFNLFVFFEIMLAASYGLLLHGSGRTRVQAGLHYIAINLAASSLFLIGVSMLYGITGTLNMADLAQSIPKVAAADRGLLHAAAAILATAFLIKAAMWPLNFWLVPAYSAATAPAGALFALMTKVGVYTILRLWTLMFSSEAGASALFGSLWLIGGGMITMAFGGIGMLGSQRLTHLAGYAAILSSGTLLAAAGFGQNVLTAGLLYYLPSSTLAISAMFLLGDLIDRWRNDGATLAPHERHDDAPFLTAELVPAAGLNLDEDETVLIGRVIPAAAAFLGLAYLLCTLVIAGLPPLSGFVGKFAMLTALLNPLGLGSSSGYQPGTPGWVLLALMIVTGLFALIALTRTGMRYFWTTHDRRPPQLRVLEGLPIALLLAGCIGLTLYAGAVMRFTQATANALHTPSSYIRAVMSARPVPGPVTPAQPPAKETP from the coding sequence ATGCCGCACCTGATGCTGGTGCCCATCGTGCTGCCGCTGCTCACCGCCGCGCTGATGCTGCTGCTGCGCGAAGAGCGCCAGCGGCTCAAGCTGGGCCTGAACATCGCATCCACGTTCCTCGGCCTGCTGGTGGCCACGGCGCTGCTGCTGTGGACGGCCCAGGCCACCGTGCCCACCACCATGGGCGTGTACCTGCCGGGCAACTGGCCCGCGCCGTTCGGCATCGTGCTGGCGCTGGACCGGCTCTCGGCCATGATGCTGGCGCTGACCAGTGCCGTCGCGCTGTGCTCCATCGTCTTCGCGGCCGCCCGCTGGCACCGCGCCGGGGTGCACTACCACCCGCTGTTCCAGTTCCAGCTGATGGGGCTGGCGGGCGCGTTCCTCACCGCCGACCTGTTCAATCTGTTCGTGTTCTTCGAGATCATGCTGGCCGCCTCCTACGGGCTGCTGCTGCACGGCTCGGGCCGCACGCGCGTGCAGGCCGGGCTGCACTACATCGCGATCAACCTGGCGGCGTCGTCGCTGTTTCTCATCGGCGTGTCGATGCTGTACGGCATCACCGGCACGCTGAACATGGCCGATCTGGCGCAGAGCATTCCCAAGGTGGCGGCGGCGGACCGGGGCCTGCTGCACGCGGCGGCGGCCATCCTGGCCACGGCCTTCCTCATCAAGGCCGCGATGTGGCCGCTCAACTTCTGGCTGGTGCCGGCCTACAGCGCCGCCACCGCGCCGGCCGGCGCGCTGTTCGCGCTGATGACCAAGGTGGGCGTGTACACCATCCTGCGGCTGTGGACGCTCATGTTCAGCAGCGAGGCCGGCGCCTCCGCGCTGTTCGGCAGCCTGTGGCTGATCGGCGGCGGCATGATCACCATGGCCTTCGGCGGCATCGGCATGCTGGGCTCGCAGCGGCTCACGCACCTGGCGGGCTATGCGGCCATTCTTTCGTCCGGCACGCTGCTGGCGGCGGCCGGTTTCGGGCAGAACGTGCTGACCGCCGGGCTGCTGTACTACCTGCCCAGCTCCACGCTGGCGATCAGCGCGATGTTCCTGCTGGGCGACCTGATCGACCGCTGGCGCAACGACGGCGCCACGCTCGCGCCGCACGAGCGGCACGATGACGCGCCTTTCCTCACGGCCGAGCTGGTGCCCGCCGCGGGCCTGAACCTCGACGAGGACGAGACCGTGCTGATCGGCCGGGTCATTCCCGCCGCCGCCGCCTTCCTGGGCCTGGCCTACCTGCTGTGCACGCTGGTGATCGCCGGGCTGCCGCCGCTGTCGGGCTTCGTGGGCAAGTTCGCCATGCTGACGGCGCTGCTGAACCCGCTGGGCCTGGGTTCGTCATCCGGCTACCAGCCCGGCACGCCGGGGTGGGTGCTGCTGGCGCTGATGATCGTCACCGGCCTCTTCGCGCTGATCGCCCTCACCCGCACCGGCATGCGCTATTTTTGGACCACGCACGACCGCCGCCCGCCCCAGCTGCGCGTACTGGAAGGCCTGCCGATCGCGCTGCTGCTGGCCGGGTGCATCGGCCTCACGCTGTACGCCGGCGCGGTGATGCGGTTCACGCAGGCCACCGCCAACGCGCTGCACACCCCGTCCAGCTACATCCGCGCGGTGATGTCGGCGCGGCCCGTGCCCGGGCCGGTCACGCCGGCGCAGCCGCCCGCGAAGGAGACGCCATGA
- a CDS encoding pesticin C-terminus-like muramidase: MPEQIDYAFLSALEGGSLTTGYVPAANVSKSGVTIATGFDLGQRSESDLKNLGLASGLVTKLKPYLGTKGTDAKTLIEKTPLTITAAEAESIDKATKASHIASVKLKYDSATAAKKNFIDLPAEAQTVIASVSFQYGVNLDAATPKFWKAVTEQDWTEAVKLLKNFGDVYPTRRGKEAALLEKVK; this comes from the coding sequence ATGCCAGAACAAATCGACTATGCATTCCTGAGCGCCCTGGAGGGCGGCTCGCTGACCACCGGCTACGTGCCGGCGGCCAACGTGAGCAAGAGCGGCGTGACCATCGCAACCGGGTTCGACCTGGGCCAACGCTCCGAGAGCGATCTGAAGAACCTGGGCCTGGCCAGCGGCCTGGTCACCAAGCTCAAACCCTACCTCGGCACCAAGGGCACCGACGCCAAGACGCTGATCGAAAAGACGCCGCTGACGATTACCGCCGCCGAGGCCGAATCCATCGACAAGGCCACCAAGGCCAGCCACATCGCCAGCGTGAAGCTGAAGTACGACTCGGCCACGGCCGCCAAGAAGAACTTCATCGACCTGCCCGCGGAAGCGCAGACCGTCATCGCGTCGGTGTCCTTCCAGTACGGCGTCAACCTGGATGCCGCCACGCCGAAATTCTGGAAGGCCGTCACCGAACAGGACTGGACCGAAGCGGTCAAGCTGCTCAAGAACTTCGGGGACGTGTACCCCACCCGCCGCGGCAAGGAAGCCGCCCTGCTGGAGAAAGTCAAATGA
- a CDS encoding K+/H+ antiporter subunit F — MTNGSILSIALPVAVFLLVLAMSCALVRMLKGPSAQDRVLALDCMYLNGMLCMLVLGIYYGSTNYFEAAMLIALLGFASSTAMAKFLLRGEVIE, encoded by the coding sequence ATGACCAACGGTTCCATCCTGTCCATCGCGCTGCCGGTCGCCGTCTTCCTGCTGGTGCTGGCGATGTCCTGCGCCCTGGTGCGCATGCTCAAGGGCCCGTCGGCGCAGGACCGGGTGCTGGCCCTGGACTGCATGTACCTGAACGGCATGCTGTGCATGCTGGTGCTGGGCATCTACTACGGCAGCACGAACTACTTCGAGGCGGCGATGCTGATCGCGCTGCTGGGCTTTGCCAGCTCCACGGCGATGGCCAAGTTCCTGCTGCGCGGCGAGGTGATCGAATGA
- the mnhG gene encoding monovalent cation/H(+) antiporter subunit G has protein sequence MTATTLPLWAEIAIAALVLAGCGIALLGSLGLLRLPTYFERVHAPSVIATLGCWCIVLATLLYFSVQGAGLALHPLLIGLFVAVTVPVTNIFLMRAALFRARRAGQNVPPSLSRLHESTDRDS, from the coding sequence ATGACCGCCACCACCCTGCCCCTGTGGGCCGAGATCGCCATCGCGGCCCTGGTGCTGGCCGGGTGCGGCATCGCCCTGCTGGGGTCGCTCGGGCTGCTGCGCCTGCCGACCTACTTCGAGCGGGTGCACGCGCCGTCCGTGATCGCCACGCTCGGGTGCTGGTGCATCGTGCTGGCCACGCTGCTGTACTTTTCGGTCCAGGGCGCCGGGCTGGCGCTGCACCCGCTGCTCATCGGCCTGTTCGTGGCGGTCACCGTGCCGGTGACCAACATCTTCCTGATGCGCGCTGCCCTGTTCCGCGCGCGCCGGGCCGGCCAGAACGTGCCGCCCAGCCTGAGCCGCCTGCACGAGAGCACCGACCGCGACTCCTGA
- a CDS encoding ComEA family DNA-binding protein, producing the protein MAMAAAVHCAAAVTAVEVNTASVADLDGVKGIGPALSARILQAREKGPFQNWPDLVGRVPGLGKASAARLSSEGLTVNGAAFGGAPAAAVPSPPMAGASR; encoded by the coding sequence ATGGCCATGGCCGCAGCCGTTCACTGCGCTGCCGCCGTGACGGCGGTGGAGGTCAACACGGCGTCCGTCGCCGACCTCGACGGGGTCAAAGGCATCGGCCCGGCACTGTCGGCCAGGATTCTCCAGGCCCGGGAGAAAGGTCCGTTCCAGAACTGGCCAGACCTCGTCGGCCGCGTCCCGGGCCTGGGCAAGGCCTCCGCCGCGCGCCTGTCCAGCGAAGGCCTCACGGTGAACGGTGCCGCGTTCGGCGGCGCGCCGGCCGCAGCCGTCCCATCGCCGCCCATGGCGGGCGCGTCGCGTTAG
- a CDS encoding hydantoinase B/oxoprolinase family protein, with product MATQLWQFWVDRGGTFTDVVGRRPDGTLVTHKLLSENPGHYRDAAVAGIRHLLGLAPGAPVSPTQVECVKMGTTVATNALLERKGEPTLLVTTRGFRDALRIAYQNRPRLFDRRIVLPELLYSRVIEAQERVGAHGEVEQALDEAHLRERLWAAHDAGLRSVAIVFMHGYRYTAHEQAAARLAHEAGFTQVSTSHGTSPLMKFVSRGDTTVVDAYLSPILRRYVEQVAAEMPGVPLYFMQSSGGLTDAHRFQGKDAILSGPAGGIVGMARTAELAFAGQARGAGGAAGPGDSVRVIGFDMGGTSTDVSHYAGEFEREFETQVAGVRMRAPMMSIHTVAAGGGSLLEYDGARFRVGPQSAGANPGPASYRRGGPLAVTDANVMVGKIQPAHFPHVFGHGGDEPLDAAVVQARFDDLAAQAGRAAHDVAHGFIQIAVQQMANAIKKISVARGYDVTRYTLQCFGGAGGQHACLVADALGMQRVFVHPLAGVLSAYGMGLADQNLIREQAVEARLSSEALGGIAHTLDALAQAAEAEMAQQQQGGAPVSVRRRVHVRYEGSDAALVVPVGEVPEVPAITAGFEAAYRQRFAFLMRGRALIVEAVSVEAVVAGDAPVEPMQALQPPREAPRRGTVRMYTVGVDGVPAWQDAALVVREDLRPGDVIAGPAIIAEKNATTVVEPGWQAALTALDHLVIDRTTARSVRHALGTTVDPVLLEVFNNLFMNIAEQMGLQLQNTAYSVNIKERLDFSCALFDAQGHLIANAPHMPVHLGSMGESIKAVIHRNAGRMQPGDVYVLNDPYHGGTHLPDITVITPVYLAEEAEPTFYVGSRGHHADVGGTTPGSMPPFSTRIEEEGVQIDNVKLVERGVLREAEIVALLQSGEYPSRNPQQNLADLKAQIAANEKGVQELRRMVQQFGLPVVQAYMGHVQDNAEESVRRAITRLAARLQDGVFTLPLDNGAQIQVAVRVDAAARSAVIDFTGTSAQQANNFNAPTAVCMAAVLYVFRSLVDDDIPLNAGCLKPLQVIIPPGSMLNPLPPASVVAGNVETSTCITNALLGALGVSAGSQCTMNNFTFGNDRHQYYETISGGSGAGGVFGDDGDCVDGFDGTNVVQTHMTNSRLTDPEILEFRFPVRLESYAIRTDSGGAGRWKGGNGGVRRVRFLEPMTAGILSNGRRHGAFGMAGGQPGQPGINRVVRADGRVEVLEHIGQAQMEPGDVFEVHTPGGGGFGGAGS from the coding sequence ATGGCAACACAACTGTGGCAGTTCTGGGTGGACCGTGGCGGCACCTTCACCGACGTGGTGGGCCGCCGGCCCGACGGCACCCTGGTCACGCACAAGCTGCTGTCCGAAAACCCCGGGCACTATCGCGATGCCGCGGTGGCCGGCATCCGCCACCTGCTGGGCCTGGCGCCCGGCGCGCCCGTGTCGCCCACGCAGGTGGAGTGCGTGAAGATGGGCACCACCGTGGCCACCAACGCGCTGCTGGAGCGCAAGGGCGAGCCCACGCTGCTGGTGACCACGCGGGGCTTTCGCGATGCGCTGCGCATCGCCTACCAGAACCGCCCCCGCCTGTTCGACCGCCGCATCGTGCTGCCCGAGCTGCTGTACAGCCGCGTGATCGAGGCGCAGGAGCGCGTGGGCGCCCATGGCGAGGTCGAGCAGGCGCTGGACGAGGCCCACCTGCGCGAGCGCCTGTGGGCCGCCCACGACGCGGGCCTGCGCAGCGTGGCCATCGTGTTCATGCATGGCTACCGCTACACCGCGCACGAGCAGGCGGCGGCGCGGCTCGCACACGAGGCGGGCTTCACGCAGGTGAGCACCTCGCACGGCACCAGCCCGCTGATGAAGTTCGTGAGCCGGGGCGACACCACCGTGGTGGATGCCTACCTGTCGCCCATCCTGCGCCGCTATGTGGAGCAGGTGGCGGCCGAGATGCCGGGCGTGCCGCTGTACTTCATGCAGTCGTCGGGCGGGCTCACCGATGCGCACCGTTTCCAGGGCAAGGACGCGATCCTCTCCGGCCCGGCCGGCGGGATCGTGGGGATGGCGCGCACGGCGGAGCTGGCCTTCGCGGGCCAGGCGCGCGGTGCCGGCGGGGCCGCTGGCCCAGGCGATTCGGTGCGCGTGATCGGCTTCGACATGGGCGGCACCTCCACCGACGTGAGCCACTACGCGGGCGAGTTCGAGCGCGAGTTCGAAACCCAGGTGGCGGGCGTACGCATGCGCGCGCCGATGATGAGCATCCACACCGTGGCCGCCGGCGGCGGCTCGCTGCTGGAATACGACGGTGCGCGCTTTCGCGTGGGCCCGCAGAGCGCGGGCGCCAACCCGGGGCCGGCCAGCTACCGCCGGGGCGGGCCGCTGGCCGTGACCGATGCCAACGTGATGGTCGGCAAGATCCAGCCCGCGCACTTTCCGCACGTGTTCGGCCATGGCGGCGACGAGCCGCTCGATGCGGCCGTGGTGCAGGCCCGCTTCGACGACCTCGCGGCGCAGGCCGGCCGCGCCGCGCACGACGTGGCGCACGGCTTCATCCAGATCGCGGTGCAGCAGATGGCCAATGCCATCAAGAAGATCTCGGTCGCACGGGGCTACGACGTCACGCGCTACACCCTGCAGTGCTTCGGCGGCGCGGGCGGGCAGCATGCCTGCCTGGTGGCCGATGCGCTGGGCATGCAGCGCGTGTTCGTGCACCCGCTGGCCGGCGTGCTGTCGGCCTACGGCATGGGCCTGGCCGACCAGAACCTGATCCGCGAGCAGGCGGTGGAGGCGCGCCTGTCGTCCGAGGCCCTGGGCGGCATCGCCCACACGCTGGATGCGCTGGCCCAGGCGGCCGAGGCCGAGATGGCACAGCAGCAGCAAGGCGGTGCGCCGGTGTCGGTGCGCCGCCGGGTGCATGTGCGGTACGAGGGCTCGGACGCGGCGCTGGTCGTGCCCGTCGGCGAGGTGCCGGAGGTGCCGGCCATCACGGCGGGGTTCGAGGCGGCGTACCGCCAGCGCTTCGCCTTTCTCATGCGGGGCCGGGCGTTGATCGTGGAGGCGGTCTCGGTCGAGGCGGTGGTGGCCGGCGACGCGCCGGTCGAGCCGATGCAGGCCCTGCAACCGCCGCGCGAGGCGCCGCGCCGTGGCACCGTGCGCATGTACACCGTGGGCGTGGACGGCGTGCCCGCGTGGCAGGACGCGGCCCTGGTGGTGCGCGAGGACCTGCGCCCCGGCGACGTGATCGCCGGCCCGGCCATCATTGCCGAGAAGAACGCCACCACCGTGGTGGAGCCGGGCTGGCAGGCCGCGCTGACGGCCCTCGACCACCTGGTGATCGACCGCACCACCGCGCGCAGCGTACGGCATGCGCTGGGCACCACGGTGGACCCGGTGCTGCTGGAGGTGTTCAACAACCTCTTCATGAACATCGCCGAACAGATGGGGCTGCAGCTGCAGAACACCGCGTACTCGGTGAACATCAAGGAGCGCCTCGACTTCAGCTGCGCGCTGTTCGACGCCCAGGGCCACCTGATCGCCAACGCGCCGCACATGCCGGTGCACCTGGGCTCGATGGGCGAGAGCATCAAGGCGGTCATCCACCGCAATGCCGGCCGCATGCAGCCGGGCGACGTGTACGTGCTGAACGACCCGTACCACGGCGGCACCCACCTGCCGGACATCACCGTCATCACGCCCGTGTACCTGGCCGAAGAGGCCGAACCCACGTTCTACGTCGGCAGCCGCGGCCACCATGCCGACGTGGGCGGCACCACCCCCGGCTCGATGCCGCCGTTTTCCACGCGCATCGAGGAAGAGGGTGTGCAGATCGACAACGTCAAGCTGGTGGAGCGCGGCGTGCTGCGCGAGGCCGAAATAGTGGCCCTGCTGCAAAGCGGCGAATACCCCAGCCGCAACCCGCAGCAGAACCTGGCCGACCTGAAGGCGCAGATCGCCGCCAACGAAAAGGGCGTGCAGGAGCTGCGGCGGATGGTGCAGCAGTTCGGCCTGCCCGTGGTGCAGGCCTACATGGGCCATGTGCAGGACAACGCCGAGGAGTCGGTGCGCCGGGCCATCACCCGCCTGGCCGCCCGGCTCCAGGACGGCGTCTTCACGCTGCCGCTGGACAACGGCGCGCAGATCCAGGTCGCCGTGCGCGTGGACGCCGCCGCCCGCAGCGCGGTGATCGACTTCACCGGCACCTCGGCGCAGCAGGCGAACAACTTCAACGCGCCCACCGCGGTGTGTATGGCCGCGGTGCTGTACGTGTTCCGCTCGCTGGTGGACGACGACATTCCGCTGAACGCCGGCTGCCTCAAGCCGCTGCAGGTCATCATCCCGCCCGGCTCCATGCTCAACCCCCTGCCGCCGGCGTCCGTGGTGGCGGGCAACGTGGAAACCTCCACCTGCATCACCAATGCGCTGCTGGGCGCGTTGGGCGTGTCGGCGGGCAGCCAGTGCACGATGAACAATTTCACCTTCGGCAACGACCGCCACCAGTACTACGAGACCATCTCGGGCGGCAGCGGCGCCGGTGGGGTGTTCGGCGACGACGGGGACTGCGTGGACGGTTTCGACGGCACGAACGTGGTGCAGACGCACATGACCAACTCGCGCCTGACCGATCCGGAGATCCTGGAGTTCCGCTTTCCGGTGCGGCTGGAGAGCTATGCCATCCGCACCGATTCGGGTGGAGCAGGGCGGTGGAAGGGCGGCAACGGCGGCGTGCGCCGGGTGCGGTTTCTCGAACCCATGACGGCCGGCATCCTGTCGAACGGGCGCCGCCACGGCGCGTTCGGCATGGCGGGCGGCCAGCCGGGGCAGCCGGGCATCAACCGGGTGGTGCGTGCGGACGGCCGGGTGGAGGTGCTGGAGCACATCGGCCAGGCGCAGATGGAGCCGGGCGATGTGTTCGAGGTGCACACGCCGGGGGGCGGCGGCTTCGGCGGGGCGGGTTCTTGA
- a CDS encoding monovalent cation/H+ antiporter subunit A, giving the protein MPLILLVLLPFIGSLLAAVLPSNARNTESTLAGAIALFCAVQAALYFPEIAAGGVLRQEIPWLPALGLNLVIRMDGFAWMFCMLILGIGSLVVLYARYYMSPADPVPRFFSFFLAFMGAMAGVVLSGNIIQLAFFWELTSLFSFLLIGYWYHRQDARRGARMALTVTGTGGLCMLAGMLVIGHIVGSYDLDHVLAAGEQIRNHPWYLTALVLVLLGALTKSAQFPFHFWLPNAMAAPTPVSAYLHSATMVKAGVFLLARMWPVMGGTEPWFWLVGGAGVCTLLVGGYAAMFQNDLKGLLAYSTISHLGLITLLLGLNSPLAAVAAVFHIMNHATFKASLFMAAGIVDHESGTRDIRRLSGLRTMMPVTATLAMVASASMAGVPLLNGFLSKEMFFAETVFLDASPLVATVLPVAATLAGVFSVAYSLRFIVDVFWGPRAQDLPRQPHEPPHWMRVPVELLVLACLVVGIFPAWSVGQYLDAAARPVVGGPLPEFSLAIWHGFNTPFVMSLVALGGGTALYLLLRRQRAAGKVDAPPLIYRVSGRRLFEIALTWLTLCGHNGRRLMATPRLQWQMLWLVLAALAAAALPLWTQGLQLGDRGTLPLSPAFVVLWTLGSICAVAAAWQAKYHRLAALTLMGGAGMCTCITFLWFSAPDLALTQIVVEIVTTVLVLLGLRWLPRRDERLRGVDTTHPGIVRARRLRDMAVALAAGAGMAWLAFTMMSRPFPESTSTFFLERAQTEGGGTNVVNVMLVDFRGFDTFGEIVVLGIVALTVYALLRRFRPARETMDLPEQQRNMPADLQTDLLNPRNATDTAIGYLMVPAVLVRLLLPFTALVSFYMFMRGHNEPGGGFVAGLVLSVGLLLQYIISGTHWVEAHLPLYPRRWIGMGLLFALGTGLGAIALGYPFLTSHTAHLHLPVIGEIHIASALFFDIGVFTLVVGSTLLILTAIAHQSVRGHRYHARLAEEREAELAASPDTTAPEGGVR; this is encoded by the coding sequence ATGCCCCTGATCCTCCTCGTCCTCCTCCCCTTCATCGGCAGCCTGCTGGCGGCGGTGCTGCCGTCGAACGCGCGCAACACCGAATCCACACTCGCCGGTGCGATCGCGCTGTTCTGCGCGGTGCAGGCCGCGCTGTACTTTCCGGAGATCGCCGCGGGCGGGGTGCTGCGCCAGGAAATCCCCTGGCTGCCCGCGCTGGGGCTGAACCTGGTGATCCGCATGGACGGATTCGCCTGGATGTTCTGCATGCTGATCCTGGGCATCGGCTCGCTGGTGGTGCTGTATGCGCGCTACTACATGTCGCCGGCCGATCCGGTGCCGCGCTTCTTCTCGTTCTTCCTGGCGTTCATGGGGGCGATGGCCGGTGTGGTGCTGTCGGGCAACATCATCCAGCTGGCCTTCTTCTGGGAACTCACCAGCCTGTTCTCCTTCCTGCTGATCGGCTACTGGTACCACCGCCAGGACGCGCGACGGGGCGCTCGCATGGCGCTCACGGTGACAGGCACGGGCGGGCTGTGCATGCTGGCCGGCATGCTGGTGATCGGGCACATCGTGGGCAGCTACGACCTCGACCATGTGCTGGCCGCCGGCGAGCAGATCCGCAACCACCCGTGGTACCTGACGGCCCTGGTGCTGGTGCTGCTGGGCGCGTTGACCAAGAGCGCGCAGTTCCCCTTCCACTTCTGGCTCCCCAACGCCATGGCCGCGCCGACACCCGTGTCGGCCTACCTGCACTCGGCCACGATGGTGAAGGCCGGCGTCTTCCTGCTGGCGCGCATGTGGCCCGTGATGGGCGGCACCGAGCCCTGGTTCTGGCTGGTGGGCGGCGCGGGCGTGTGCACGCTGCTGGTGGGCGGCTACGCGGCCATGTTCCAGAACGACCTCAAGGGGCTGCTGGCGTATTCCACGATCTCGCACCTGGGCCTGATCACGCTGCTGCTGGGGCTGAACAGCCCGCTGGCGGCGGTGGCGGCGGTGTTCCACATCATGAACCACGCCACCTTCAAGGCCTCGCTTTTCATGGCGGCGGGCATCGTGGACCATGAAAGCGGGACGCGCGACATCCGGCGCCTGTCCGGGCTGCGCACCATGATGCCGGTGACGGCCACCCTGGCGATGGTGGCCAGCGCCTCCATGGCGGGCGTGCCGCTGCTCAACGGCTTTCTGTCCAAGGAAATGTTCTTCGCCGAGACGGTGTTCCTGGACGCCTCACCGCTGGTGGCGACCGTGCTGCCCGTCGCCGCCACGCTGGCCGGCGTGTTCAGCGTGGCCTACTCCCTGCGCTTCATCGTGGATGTGTTCTGGGGGCCACGCGCGCAAGACCTGCCGCGCCAGCCGCACGAGCCCCCGCACTGGATGCGCGTGCCGGTGGAACTGCTGGTGCTGGCCTGCCTGGTGGTCGGCATCTTTCCCGCGTGGTCGGTGGGCCAGTACCTGGACGCGGCGGCGCGGCCAGTGGTCGGCGGCCCGTTGCCCGAGTTCAGCCTGGCCATCTGGCACGGCTTCAATACCCCCTTCGTGATGAGCCTGGTCGCCCTGGGCGGCGGCACCGCGCTGTACCTTCTGCTGCGCCGCCAGCGCGCCGCCGGCAAGGTGGATGCGCCCCCGCTCATCTACCGCGTGAGCGGGCGGCGCCTGTTCGAGATCGCCCTCACCTGGCTCACGCTGTGCGGGCACAACGGCCGGCGCCTGATGGCCACGCCGCGGCTGCAGTGGCAGATGCTGTGGCTGGTGCTGGCTGCCCTGGCCGCTGCCGCCCTGCCGCTGTGGACGCAGGGCCTGCAGCTCGGCGACCGCGGCACGCTGCCCCTGTCACCGGCCTTCGTCGTGCTATGGACGCTGGGCTCGATCTGCGCGGTGGCCGCGGCATGGCAGGCCAAGTACCACCGGCTGGCGGCACTGACGCTCATGGGCGGCGCGGGCATGTGCACCTGCATCACCTTTCTGTGGTTCTCGGCGCCCGACCTGGCACTCACGCAGATCGTGGTGGAGATCGTCACCACCGTACTCGTTCTGCTGGGCCTGCGCTGGCTACCGCGGCGCGACGAGCGGTTGCGCGGCGTGGACACAACCCACCCGGGCATCGTGCGGGCACGGCGGCTGCGCGACATGGCGGTGGCGCTGGCCGCCGGCGCCGGCATGGCCTGGCTGGCCTTCACCATGATGAGCCGGCCGTTCCCTGAAAGCACGTCCACCTTCTTCCTGGAGCGCGCGCAGACCGAGGGCGGCGGCACCAACGTGGTCAACGTGATGCTGGTGGACTTCCGCGGCTTCGACACCTTCGGCGAGATCGTGGTGCTGGGCATCGTCGCCCTGACGGTGTATGCGCTGCTGCGCCGCTTCCGCCCCGCGCGCGAGACCATGGACCTGCCCGAGCAGCAGCGCAACATGCCGGCCGATCTGCAGACCGACCTGCTCAATCCGCGCAATGCGACCGACACCGCCATCGGCTACCTGATGGTGCCCGCCGTGCTGGTGCGGCTGCTGCTGCCGTTCACGGCCCTGGTGTCGTTCTACATGTTCATGCGCGGCCACAACGAGCCTGGCGGCGGCTTCGTGGCCGGGCTGGTGCTGTCGGTGGGGCTGCTGCTGCAATACATCATCTCGGGCACGCACTGGGTCGAGGCGCATCTGCCGCTGTACCCGCGCCGCTGGATCGGCATGGGGTTGCTGTTCGCCCTGGGTACCGGGCTGGGTGCCATCGCGCTGGGCTATCCGTTCCTGACCAGCCACACCGCGCACCTGCACCTGCCGGTGATCGGCGAGATCCACATCGCCAGCGCGCTGTTCTTCGACATCGGCGTGTTCACCCTGGTCGTCGGCTCGACGCTGCTGATCCTCACCGCCATCGCCCACCAATCGGTGCGCGGCCACCGCTACCACGCGCGCCTGGCCGAGGAGCGCGAGGCCGAGCTGGCGGCCAGCCCCGACACCACCGCCCCCGAAGGAGGAGTCCGCTGA
- a CDS encoding Na+/H+ antiporter subunit C, with translation MEIVLAIAIGVLTGSGVWLLLRPRTFQVIMGLALLSYAVNLFIFSMGRLGLAINKEPVLVEGVPKDLLHYADPMPQALVLTAIVIGFAMTALFLVVLLASRGMSGTDHVDGTRSHDVQEMP, from the coding sequence ATGGAAATCGTTCTCGCCATTGCCATCGGCGTGCTCACCGGCTCCGGCGTGTGGCTGCTGCTGCGCCCACGGACCTTCCAGGTCATCATGGGCCTGGCCCTGCTGTCGTATGCCGTCAACCTGTTCATCTTCAGCATGGGCCGCCTGGGCTTGGCCATCAACAAGGAACCCGTGCTGGTGGAAGGTGTTCCGAAGGACCTGCTGCACTATGCCGACCCCATGCCGCAGGCGCTGGTGCTGACCGCCATCGTGATCGGCTTCGCCATGACGGCGCTGTTCCTCGTGGTGCTGCTGGCATCGCGCGGCATGTCGGGCACCGACCATGTGGACGGCACGCGCTCGCACGACGTGCAGGAGATGCCGTGA